A DNA window from Eretmochelys imbricata isolate rEreImb1 chromosome 3, rEreImb1.hap1, whole genome shotgun sequence contains the following coding sequences:
- the TMEM151B gene encoding transmembrane protein 151B encodes MSPPASAAAAGERGSSTSAPPEEAEGAREEQRPVKQSLSKSLCRESHWKCLLLSLLMYGCMGAMTWCHVTKVTRLTFDSAYKGKSMMYHDSPCSNGYVYIPLAFLVMLYVVYLVECWHCYVRNELQYKVDVDSVHERVQRMQQATPCIWWKAISYHYVRRTRQVTRYRNGDAYTTTQVYHERVNTHVAEAEFDYSNCGVKDISKDLMDLESYPATRLRFTKCFSFANVESENSYLTQRARFFTENEGLDDYMEAREGMHLKNVDFKEYMVAFSDPDNLPWYVSHYVFWVAALLSLSWPLRVLNEYRTSYVHYHVEKLFGFDFVAVTPAEERSFCRRMPRVNTVDSTELEWHIRSNQQLVPSYSEAVLMDLVGLSSCTSYSACRYGGYRQNCERCHRTISSSSIFSRSALSICNGSPRIPFSSSRFSLGRLYGSRRSCLWQSRSGSLNEQSCPTEQTRLSSQVTMEEEDPPAYQDALYFPVLIVHRNEGCLNHDHRHLHRNGSCMETSL; translated from the coding sequence CAGCGACCGGTGAAGCAGTCCCTCAGTAAGTCCCTCTGCAGAGAATCCCACTGGAAATGCCTGCTGCTCTCCCTCCTCATGTACGGCTGCATGGGAGCTATGACCTGGTGCCATGTGACCAAGGTCACCCGGCTGACCTTTGACAGCGCCTACAAGGGCAAGTCCATGATGTATCACGATAGCCCCTGCTCCAATGGCTACGTTTACATCCCCCTGGCCTTCCTGGTGATGCTCTACGTGGTCTACCTGGTGGAGTGCTGGCACTGCTATGTCCGCAACGAGCTGCAGTACAAGGTGGACGTAGACAGCGTGCACGAGCGGGTGCAGCGAATGCAACAGGCCACCCCATGCATCTGGTGGAAAGCCATCAGTTACCACTATGTCCGGAGGACTCGGCAGGTCACCCGCTACCGCAATGGGGACGCTTACACCACCACCCAGGTGTATCACGAGAGGGTCAACACCCACGTGGCGGAGGCCGAGTTTGACTACTCCAACTGTGGGGTCAAGGACATTTCCAAGGACCTGATGGACCTGGAGAGCTACCCAGCCACTCGGCTCCGCTTCACCAAATGCTTCAGCTTTGCCAACGTTGAGTCCGAGAACTCCTACCTGACCCAGCGCGCCCGCTTCTTCACCGAGAACGAGGGGCTGGACGACTACatggaggccagggaggggaTGCACCTCAAGAACGTGGACTTTAAGGAATACATGGTGGCCTTTTCAGACCCAGACAACCTGCCCTGGTATGTGTCCCACTACGTCTTCTGGGTGGCTGCCCTGCTGAGCCTGTCCTGGCCTCTGCGGGTGCTGAATGAGTACCGCACCTCCTACGTCCATTACCACGTGGAGAAGCTCTTTGGGTTTGACTTTGTGGCagtaacaccagctgaggagcgcTCCTTCTGCAGGAGGATGCCCCGTGTCAACACGGTGGACAGCACTGAGCTGGAGTGGCACATCCGGTCCAACCAGCAGCTAGTGCCCAGCTACTCAGAGGCCGTCCTGATGGACTTGGTGGGGCTCTCCAGCTGCACTAGCTACTCTGCTTGCAGGTACGGGGGCTACCGGCAGAACTGCGAGCGGTGCCACAGGACTATAAGCAGCTCGTCCATTTTCTCCCGCAGCGCCCTGAGCATCTGTAACGGCAGCCCCAGGATCCCCTTCAGCAGCAGCCGCTTCTCGCTTGGCCGCCTCTATGGCTCCCGGCGCAGCTGTCTCTGGCAGAGCCGGAGCGGGAGCCTGAACGAGCAGAGCTGCCCGACCGAGCAAACCCgcctctccagccaggtcaccatGGAAGAGGAGGACCCTCCTGCTTACCAGGATGCCCTCTACTTCCCCGTCCTTATCGTGCACCGCAATGAGGGCTGCCTCAACCACGATCACCGTCACCTCCATCGGAATGGGTCCTGCATGGAGACCTCACTGTGA